The Metabacillus litoralis genome contains a region encoding:
- a CDS encoding PhoH family protein — MRKIYVLDTNVLLQDPNSIFSFEENEVVIPAVVLEEVDSKKRYMDEIGRNARQVSKLIDQLRETGKLHEKIPLPNGGSLRIELNHRSFHQLQEIFVEKTNDNRILAVAKNLSLEEQTKENGRAVILVSKDTLVRVKADAIGLIAEDFLSDRVVEIDHIYSGFLDMYISNENLNRFYEKNELILSEITDHPFYPNQFVIMKDALGGSSSAIGKVDHSGKKIQRLVFDHDHIWGIKPRNVQQTMAMELLLRTDLPLVTLIGKAGTGKTLLALAAGLMQTEDLGSYKKLLVARPIVPVGKDLGFLPGEKEEKLRPWMQPIFDNLEYLFNTKKPGELDAILAGMGSIEVEALTYIRGRSIPEQIIIIDEAQNLTKHEVKTILTRVGERSKIVLMGDPEQIDHPYLDEYNNGLTYVVEKFKDQPIAGHVRLVKGERSGLAQLAADIL; from the coding sequence TTGAGGAAGATTTATGTTCTAGACACAAATGTATTATTGCAAGATCCGAATTCAATTTTTTCCTTTGAAGAAAATGAAGTAGTTATTCCAGCAGTGGTTTTAGAAGAGGTTGATTCAAAGAAGCGGTATATGGATGAAATAGGAAGAAATGCAAGACAAGTTTCAAAACTGATTGATCAGCTTAGAGAAACAGGCAAACTTCATGAGAAAATTCCTTTACCCAATGGTGGGTCATTAAGGATAGAATTAAATCATCGGTCTTTTCACCAATTACAAGAAATTTTTGTTGAAAAAACAAATGATAACCGAATACTTGCAGTGGCAAAGAATTTATCATTAGAGGAACAGACGAAAGAAAATGGCCGAGCAGTAATATTAGTGAGTAAGGACACACTCGTTCGAGTAAAGGCTGATGCGATTGGTTTAATTGCTGAGGATTTTTTAAGTGATCGAGTAGTAGAAATCGATCACATCTATTCAGGCTTTCTCGACATGTATATTAGTAATGAAAATTTAAATCGTTTTTATGAAAAAAATGAATTGATATTATCAGAAATAACGGATCATCCTTTTTATCCAAATCAATTTGTGATCATGAAAGATGCACTTGGAGGTTCGTCCTCTGCAATTGGTAAGGTAGATCATTCAGGTAAGAAAATTCAAAGACTAGTATTCGACCATGATCACATTTGGGGAATCAAACCTAGAAATGTACAACAAACGATGGCTATGGAGCTTTTACTTAGAACGGACTTGCCTTTAGTTACACTAATTGGTAAAGCAGGAACTGGAAAAACATTACTCGCTTTAGCGGCAGGTCTTATGCAAACTGAAGATCTTGGTTCTTACAAAAAGTTACTTGTTGCAAGACCGATTGTACCTGTTGGAAAAGATTTAGGATTTTTACCTGGTGAGAAAGAAGAAAAGCTTAGACCGTGGATGCAGCCAATATTTGATAACCTTGAATATCTCTTTAATACCAAAAAGCCAGGTGAGCTTGATGCTATATTAGCTGGTATGGGGTCAATTGAAGTAGAAGCTTTAACGTATATTCGTGGAAGAAGTATACCTGAGCAAATTATTATTATTGATGAAGCACAAAATTTAACAAAGCATGAAGTGAAAACCATTCTTACGCGTGTTGGAGAGAGAAGTAAAATTGTTTTAATGGGAGATCCTGAACAAATAGATCATCCTTATTTAGATGAATATAATAATGGACTAACTTATGTTGTGGAAAAGTTTAAAGATCAGCCTATAGCTGGTCATGTAAGGCTGGTAAAAGGAGAAAGGTCTGGGTTGGCTCAGCTTGCAGCTGACATACTATAG
- a CDS encoding YlaN family protein, protein MASEIAVNHREKALAVLKADADKIMKLIKVQMDNLTMPQCPLYEEVLDTQMFGLSREIDFAVRLGLVEEREGKELLDSLERELSALHDAFTTK, encoded by the coding sequence TTGGCGTCTGAGATTGCTGTTAATCATCGAGAAAAGGCACTTGCGGTACTTAAGGCAGATGCTGATAAAATCATGAAATTAATCAAGGTTCAAATGGATAATTTAACGATGCCTCAATGTCCACTTTATGAAGAGGTTTTAGATACACAAATGTTTGGTTTATCTAGGGAAATAGACTTCGCTGTAAGGCTTGGTTTAGTTGAGGAACGTGAAGGAAAAGAACTTCTTGATTCGCTTGAAAGAGAGTTGTCTGCATTACACGATGCATTTACAACAAAATAG
- a CDS encoding FtsW/RodA/SpoVE family cell cycle protein, which yields MMKKIIKSYDYSLILAVILLCSFGLVMVYSSSMITAVARYGFEPDHFFQRQKMALIGGGLAFIVMMIFPYRAFLNSKILKFIVFGSIGLLVSLFFIGHVAGNAQSWIKLGGFSLQPGEFVKLSVIIYLAAVYDKKQSYIDEFGRGVLPPLIFTGLICFFVVIQPDFGTAFIIGMIAICMIVCSGMAIKSMLKLISLLGLFGLLMLPYIVLKGFFSDEQMSRFTGVLDPFGTEGGAGYQLVNSLYAIGSGGLTGLGLGQSVQKYGYLPESHTDFIMSIIAEELGIFGVLFVLILLAFIVIKGFYIARKCQDPFGTLLAVGISSMIAIQSMINLGGLTGLLPITGVPLPFISYGGSSILLLLISMGLLINVSMFTTYRDTYKKPVKMDNQPLQEVQPIQPTTKNTSIR from the coding sequence ATGATGAAAAAAATAATAAAATCATATGATTATTCATTAATATTAGCTGTTATCCTGTTATGTTCATTTGGACTAGTTATGGTTTATAGTTCTAGTATGATCACAGCAGTTGCACGATATGGCTTTGAGCCAGATCATTTTTTCCAAAGGCAAAAAATGGCTCTAATTGGAGGAGGTCTTGCATTTATTGTAATGATGATTTTTCCTTACAGAGCATTTTTAAATAGTAAAATTTTAAAATTTATTGTCTTTGGTTCAATTGGCCTCTTAGTCTCCTTATTTTTTATCGGGCATGTAGCCGGTAACGCTCAAAGTTGGATCAAGTTAGGTGGTTTCAGCCTTCAGCCTGGTGAGTTTGTGAAGCTAAGTGTAATCATTTATCTTGCAGCTGTTTATGATAAGAAACAGTCTTATATAGATGAATTTGGACGAGGTGTTCTTCCTCCGCTTATTTTCACAGGACTTATTTGCTTTTTTGTTGTCATTCAACCTGACTTTGGAACTGCTTTTATAATCGGGATGATTGCTATTTGTATGATTGTCTGCTCAGGAATGGCGATAAAAAGTATGTTAAAGCTAATATCTCTTTTAGGGTTATTTGGTTTATTGATGCTACCGTATATCGTACTTAAAGGGTTTTTTAGTGATGAACAGATGAGTCGTTTTACTGGTGTGCTAGATCCTTTCGGAACCGAAGGGGGAGCAGGATATCAACTTGTGAATTCTCTTTATGCAATTGGTTCTGGTGGCTTAACAGGATTAGGATTGGGACAAAGTGTTCAAAAGTATGGATACTTACCTGAATCACATACTGATTTTATTATGTCTATCATTGCTGAAGAATTAGGAATCTTTGGAGTCCTATTTGTATTGATTCTACTAGCTTTTATTGTAATAAAAGGGTTTTATATTGCTAGGAAATGTCAAGATCCTTTTGGTACCTTGCTTGCCGTTGGCATCTCAAGTATGATTGCCATTCAATCTATGATTAATTTAGGCGGCTTAACGGGATTACTACCGATTACAGGTGTTCCATTACCGTTTATAAGTTATGGAGGTTCTTCTATTCTTTTGCTCCTTATCTCTATGGGGCTACTTATAAATGTATCAATGTTTACAACATATCGCGATACGTATAAGAAGCCTGTGAAAATGGATAATCAACCATTACAAGAAGTTCAGCCTATTCAACCAACAACAAAGAATACTTCAATAAGATAA
- a CDS encoding peptidyl-prolyl cis-trans isomerase encodes MNSIIIIKGKVNYQITLDPGVWIFDDRKVDLTTYFHTEQESKDELEEYTKAVSKHWEREIREGAIYPPTLKTERTYEREKILNGTFGIPFKPFLQNAEFQDDAKEIQFITKDQKYIVPLEDASEMILGFSKKGKPLKEDGPIHVYYGNGSNIDSPITHVKEIIVS; translated from the coding sequence ATGAATTCAATTATTATTATAAAAGGAAAGGTAAATTATCAAATTACCTTAGATCCAGGTGTTTGGATTTTCGATGATAGAAAAGTTGATTTGACAACTTATTTTCATACGGAACAGGAATCAAAAGATGAGTTAGAAGAGTACACGAAAGCGGTATCTAAACACTGGGAACGTGAAATTCGCGAAGGAGCTATTTACCCTCCAACACTTAAGACAGAACGTACATATGAGAGAGAGAAAATTTTGAACGGAACCTTCGGAATTCCTTTTAAACCCTTCCTTCAAAATGCCGAGTTCCAAGATGATGCAAAAGAGATTCAATTTATTACAAAAGACCAGAAATACATCGTTCCACTTGAAGATGCATCAGAGATGATATTAGGGTTTAGCAAGAAAGGAAAACCTCTTAAGGAAGATGGTCCAATTCACGTTTATTATGGTAATGGTTCAAATATCGATTCACCAATAACGCATGTAAAAGAAATCATTGTTTCTTAA
- a CDS encoding YhcN/YlaJ family sporulation lipoprotein, with product MKFITILLLSFLIITGCNQDQGANDTQNNDGNETQINVKNSVEQHVDRKTGQEISKHLVELANQIPEVNDATAVVLGQFAVVGIDVNSKLDRNKVESIKYTVAESLMHDPYGARAIVIADADTNVRLREMANEIQEGRPIVGILDELAAIVGRVVPEVPAEILDNQQKQPTEQSKNQLNEQEEKSLEKEQQDQSNGHLNDK from the coding sequence ATGAAATTCATTACAATTCTTTTGTTATCGTTCCTCATCATAACCGGTTGCAATCAAGACCAAGGTGCTAATGATACGCAAAACAATGACGGAAACGAAACACAAATAAATGTTAAGAACAGCGTAGAACAGCATGTGGATCGTAAAACAGGACAAGAAATCTCAAAGCATCTTGTGGAGCTTGCCAATCAAATACCTGAAGTTAACGATGCAACAGCTGTTGTGCTTGGACAATTTGCAGTTGTAGGTATTGACGTTAATTCAAAACTTGATCGTAATAAAGTAGAATCAATAAAATATACAGTTGCTGAAAGCTTAATGCATGATCCATATGGAGCAAGAGCAATCGTCATTGCAGATGCAGATACAAACGTTAGACTACGTGAAATGGCCAACGAAATTCAGGAAGGACGACCAATTGTGGGTATCTTAGACGAGTTAGCAGCCATTGTTGGACGTGTCGTACCAGAAGTACCGGCTGAAATCTTAGATAACCAACAAAAACAACCAACAGAGCAAAGTAAGAATCAACTAAATGAGCAAGAAGAAAAGTCGTTAGAAAAAGAACAGCAAGATCAATCGAATGGTCATTTAAACGATAAGTAA